The Pangasianodon hypophthalmus isolate fPanHyp1 chromosome 2, fPanHyp1.pri, whole genome shotgun sequence genome window below encodes:
- the ywhaba gene encoding 14-3-3 protein beta/alpha-A yields MDKSDLVQKAKLAEQAERYDDMASSMKAVTEGGGELSNEERNLLSVAYKNVVGARRSSWRVISSIEQKTEGNEKKQQMAREYREKIESELQEICNDVLGLLEKYLIPNASQAESKVFYLKMKGDYYRYLSEVASGDAKKLTVDNSQKAYQDAFDISKKEMQPTHPIRLGLALNFSVFYYEILNTPEQACSLAKTAFDEAIAELDTLNEDSYKDSTLIMQLLRDNLTLWTSENQGDEGDAGEGEN; encoded by the exons ATGGATAAGAGTGACCTAGTGCAGAAGGCTAAGCTGGCCGAACAGGCTGAACGCTATGATGACATGGCTTCCTCAATGAAGGCTGTCACTGAAGGTGGAGGTGAGCTGTCCAATGAGGAGCGCAATCTGCTGTCCGTGGCCTACAAGAACGTGGTGGGCGCTCGCCGCTCCTCCTGGCGTGTCATCTCCAGCATCGAACAGAAGACGGAGGGCAATGAGAAGAAGCAGCAGATGGCGCGCGAATACCGTGAGAAAATTGAGTCTGAGCTGCAGGAAATCTGCAATGATGTGCTG GGCCTTCTTGAGAAGTACCTCATACCCAATGCTAGCCAGGCAGAGAGCAAAGTGTTCTACCTGAAAATGAAGGGAGACTACTACAGATACTTATCTGAGGTGGCATCTGGCGATGCAAAAAAAT TAACGGTGGACAACTCTCAGAAGGCCTACCAGGATGCATTTGACATCAGCAAGAAAGAGATGCAGCCTACACACCCCATCAGGCTGGGTCTCGCTCTCaacttttctgtgttttactATGAAATCCTAAACACCCCGGAGCAGGCCTGCAGTTTGGCAAAGAca GCTTTCGATGAAGCGATTGCTGAGCTCGACACTTTGAACGAGGACTCTTACAAAGACAGCACTCTGATCATGCAGCTACTAAGGGACAACCTTACT CTGTGGACATCAGAAAACCAGGGTGACGAGGGGGATGCTGGAGAGGGCGAGAATTAA